The proteins below are encoded in one region of Mangifera indica cultivar Alphonso chromosome 7, CATAS_Mindica_2.1, whole genome shotgun sequence:
- the LOC123221145 gene encoding transcription factor HY5-like isoform X1: protein MSSASTLRQGRTNKPSTMVEAQVVESRSSTFENKKRSKVGWCLQESDEDLLTVPDVENPSIITNNTSQINNNQNLQKRRRGPNPVDKEYRRLKRLLRNRVSAQQARERKKVYVNDLESRAKELQDTNSKLEEKISTLINENTMLRKVLLNTRPKLDESIEQKQDHLLSNN from the exons ATGTCCTCTGCTTCAACACTCAGACAAGGCAGAACAAACAAACCCTCCACCATGGTTGAAGCACAAGTAGTTGAATCTAGATCTTCTACATTCGAGAACAAGAAGAGGAGCAAAGTAGGTTGGTGTTTAC AAGAGAGTGATGAAGATTTACTTACGGTTCCCGACGTGGAAAACCCATCTATCATAACTAACAACACTTCCCAGATTAATAATAATCAGAATCTGCAGAAGCGGCGCAGGGGACCTAACCCTGTTGATAAGGAGTACAGAAGGCTTAAGAG GTTGCTAAGGAACAGGGTTTCTGCTCAACAAGCTCGAGAAAGGAAGAAAGTTTATGTGAACGACCTGGAATCCAGAGCCAAGGAATTGCAGGACACAAACTCCAAATTGGAGGAGAAGATTTCAACTTTGATCAATGAAAACACTATGCTTCGGAAG GTTCTTTTGAATACAAGGCCTAAACTTGATGAGAGTATTGAGCAAAAGCAGGATCATTTGTTGAGCAACAACTGA
- the LOC123220764 gene encoding rhomboid-like protein 14, mitochondrial isoform X1, with the protein MDIGRRRVSRGMLPLLALHAFNEYYRLPWKPPVTAALVATNTLIYIRPAFLDSLLPPIDQVWFNPHLILKHRDLKRLFLSAFYHVGESHLFYNMMSLLWKGIRLETSMGSTEFASMVVVLVGLSQGITLLLAKSLLLFFDYGKPYYSEYAVGFSGVLFAMKVILNSHSENFTNVYGFIVPARYAAWAELILIQMFVPGVSFLGHLGGILAGILYLKLKTGYSGPNPLSMFIRGITGALRWPSRFVRYLFQRPRIIGRGTVGWAHNRGTSPSTWRCRACTFDNSGWLNLCEMCGTNRSGNGLQSDSGVISLEELRHRRVERFG; encoded by the exons ATGGATATAGGAAGAAGGAGGGTATCACGAGGAATGTTGCCCCTGCTGGCTCTTCATGCGTTTAACGAGTATTACAGGCTGCCCTGGAAACCACCGGTTACAGCCGCTCTTGTTGCTACCAACACTCTCATCTATATCAGGCCTGCCTTCCTCGATTCTCTTCTCCCCCCTATTGATCAAGTCTGGTTCAATCCTCATCTTATTCTCAAG CACAGGGACCTGAAACGCTTATTCTTGTCTGCATTCTATCATGTGGGTGAGTCTCACTTGTTCTACAACATGATGTCACTCTTATGGAAGGGGATACGTTTGGAAACATCAATGGGAAGCACTGAATTTGCCTCCATGGTTGTTGTACTTGTTGGCTTGTCCCAGGGTATCACATTGCTGCTAGCCaaatctcttcttttgttttttgactACGGAAAACCTTATTACTCTGAATATGCTGTTGGATTTTCTGGTGTTCTCTTTGCCATGAAAGTCATCCTCAATTCTCACTCAGAAAACTTTACTAATGTATATGGATTCATAGTCCCAGCACGTTATGCTGCTTGGGCTGAATTGATTCTTATCCAGATGTTTGTACCTGGTGTCTCATTTCTCGGCCATCTTGGTGGCATCCTTGCTGGGATTCTTTATTTGAAGTTGAAGACTGGGTATTCAGGTCCAAACCCGCTGTCTATGTTCATTAGAGGAATTACTGGTGCATTGAGATGGCCTTCAAGGTTTGTGCGGTATTTGTTTCAACGACCGAGGATTATTGGTAGGGGAACTGTTGGCTGGGCTCATAACAGAGGTACTTCACCCAGCACATGGAGATGCCGGGCATGTACATTTGATAATTCTGGCTGGTTAAACTTGTGTGAGATGTGTGGAACAAATAGAAGTGGCAATGGATTGCAATCTGACTCTGGAGTCATTTCCTTGGAGGAATTACGGCATCGAAGAGTTGAAAGATTTGGTTGA
- the LOC123220764 gene encoding rhomboid-like protein 14, mitochondrial isoform X2 — protein MRLTSITGCPGNHRLQPLLLLPTLSSISGLPSSILFSPLLIKSGSILILFSRDLKRLFLSAFYHVGESHLFYNMMSLLWKGIRLETSMGSTEFASMVVVLVGLSQGITLLLAKSLLLFFDYGKPYYSEYAVGFSGVLFAMKVILNSHSENFTNVYGFIVPARYAAWAELILIQMFVPGVSFLGHLGGILAGILYLKLKTGYSGPNPLSMFIRGITGALRWPSRFVRYLFQRPRIIGRGTVGWAHNRGTSPSTWRCRACTFDNSGWLNLCEMCGTNRSGNGLQSDSGVISLEELRHRRVERFG, from the exons ATGCGTTTAACGAGTATTACAGGCTGCCCTGGAAACCACCGGTTACAGCCGCTCTTGTTGCTACCAACACTCTCATCTATATCAGGCCTGCCTTCCTCGATTCTCTTCTCCCCCCTATTGATCAAGTCTGGTTCAATCCTCATCTTATTCTCAAG GGACCTGAAACGCTTATTCTTGTCTGCATTCTATCATGTGGGTGAGTCTCACTTGTTCTACAACATGATGTCACTCTTATGGAAGGGGATACGTTTGGAAACATCAATGGGAAGCACTGAATTTGCCTCCATGGTTGTTGTACTTGTTGGCTTGTCCCAGGGTATCACATTGCTGCTAGCCaaatctcttcttttgttttttgactACGGAAAACCTTATTACTCTGAATATGCTGTTGGATTTTCTGGTGTTCTCTTTGCCATGAAAGTCATCCTCAATTCTCACTCAGAAAACTTTACTAATGTATATGGATTCATAGTCCCAGCACGTTATGCTGCTTGGGCTGAATTGATTCTTATCCAGATGTTTGTACCTGGTGTCTCATTTCTCGGCCATCTTGGTGGCATCCTTGCTGGGATTCTTTATTTGAAGTTGAAGACTGGGTATTCAGGTCCAAACCCGCTGTCTATGTTCATTAGAGGAATTACTGGTGCATTGAGATGGCCTTCAAGGTTTGTGCGGTATTTGTTTCAACGACCGAGGATTATTGGTAGGGGAACTGTTGGCTGGGCTCATAACAGAGGTACTTCACCCAGCACATGGAGATGCCGGGCATGTACATTTGATAATTCTGGCTGGTTAAACTTGTGTGAGATGTGTGGAACAAATAGAAGTGGCAATGGATTGCAATCTGACTCTGGAGTCATTTCCTTGGAGGAATTACGGCATCGAAGAGTTGAAAGATTTGGTTGA
- the LOC123221145 gene encoding transcription factor HY5-like isoform X2, with protein MSSASTLRQGRTNKPSTMVEAQVVESRSSTFENKKRSKVEESDEDLLTVPDVENPSIITNNTSQINNNQNLQKRRRGPNPVDKEYRRLKRLLRNRVSAQQARERKKVYVNDLESRAKELQDTNSKLEEKISTLINENTMLRKVLLNTRPKLDESIEQKQDHLLSNN; from the exons ATGTCCTCTGCTTCAACACTCAGACAAGGCAGAACAAACAAACCCTCCACCATGGTTGAAGCACAAGTAGTTGAATCTAGATCTTCTACATTCGAGAACAAGAAGAGGAGCAAAGTAG AAGAGAGTGATGAAGATTTACTTACGGTTCCCGACGTGGAAAACCCATCTATCATAACTAACAACACTTCCCAGATTAATAATAATCAGAATCTGCAGAAGCGGCGCAGGGGACCTAACCCTGTTGATAAGGAGTACAGAAGGCTTAAGAG GTTGCTAAGGAACAGGGTTTCTGCTCAACAAGCTCGAGAAAGGAAGAAAGTTTATGTGAACGACCTGGAATCCAGAGCCAAGGAATTGCAGGACACAAACTCCAAATTGGAGGAGAAGATTTCAACTTTGATCAATGAAAACACTATGCTTCGGAAG GTTCTTTTGAATACAAGGCCTAAACTTGATGAGAGTATTGAGCAAAAGCAGGATCATTTGTTGAGCAACAACTGA